In the Bacillus solimangrovi genome, ATCCATTCAGCACACTCTCCCTCATAGTCCAGTCATTTGCGGTAACTAGGTAGAAACTTTTAGGCCATATCCCTAATATTATATGAGGTTTATTAACTTTGTCTGTATTATCATAACAGCGCTAAATGAGTAGTGTCAACATAGATATCGAACAATTAATTAAATATAATTATTATTGTTCGGTTTTTAATCATCTGCATCAATAATTATACCATCAAAAAGAATTTTTTGACGAAGTGGTTTACGAGTGAGTTTGCCATTTTCGTTTACTTCTTCAAATATTGGTTCTTCCATTCTTCTAATAGGTGCATAGCCTGCTTTTTTCATT is a window encoding:
- a CDS encoding NETI motif-containing protein, whose translation is MSKKKKRFEVAENETISNCLDRMKKAGYAPIRRMEEPIFEEVNENGKLTRKPLRQKILFDGIIIDADD